The Pirellulales bacterium DNA window TTCACTGTGTTTTCGGCCCGATTTGTGACTTCTAATTTCTCGTTTGTGGCCTCTGGCATCTTCTCCGCATGCTGACTTTGCTGCTGGCCGCCGACTCGATTTCTGGTTGGCAACTTTTCGTCCAGCAGTGTCTCAACGGACTGACGTACGGCGCCTTGATTGCGCTCATCGCTCTGGGTTACACGATGGTTTATGGAATCATCGGGCTAATCAACTTCGCCCACGGCGATTTGTTCATGCTGGGCACTTTTCTCACGTTGACGCTCATCAATGCTTTCGGGCTAGATACCGCGGCTTCGGCATGGACAGTGGCCATTAGCGTCGCCGCGTTGCTCATCGTGGTGGCGCTGTTTTGCGCCGTGCTCAATTTTTCCGTCGATCGATTGATTTACAAACCCTTGCGGAATGCGCCGAAGTTGGCGCCGCTGGTTTCCGCCATTGGCGTATCGTTTATTTTTCAAAATGTCGGACTGTTGTGGAAAGGTCCGGCCGATTTAAGCGTGCCTAAGCTCATTTCGCAGCGAAACTTGTTGGGCGATTCCGCGATAACTTTCACCCCGTCCGATGCCGTGTTGCTGGTGGTGGTGGCGGCAATTATGTCGGGCCTGACCGTGCTGGTGAAATTCACTCGGCTGGGAAAATCGATGCGCGCCGTGTCGCAAGACCCCGTTGCGGCGCAGTTGATGGGCATTCATGTAGAGCGTGTCATCGGCAGCACGTTTCTCATCGGCGGCGGACTGGCCGGATTTGCCGCTGTAATTTACTCCATGTACATCGGCACCATTGGCTTTCAAATTGGCTACATCAACGGCCTGTACGCGTTCACCGCTGCGGTGCTGGGCGGCATCGGGAATATTCCCGGCGCGGTGCTGGGGGGCATCGTCATTGGAATGGTTCGCTCGTTAGGCTCTGCCTATGTGGAAGAACGTTGGACGGCCGCGATCATCTTCGGCATCTTAATCGTCATTCTGATTTTCAGGCCCTCCGGCCTGCTAGGCGAGCGCATGCGCGAGAAGGTTTGATTGCCTTTCCATCATGAATCCAAGTCAAAAACCACCGACGCGATTTTTGAAACGCTGGGACGTGCTGGTCCTGGCAGTCTTTGTATTCTATCCGTTCGCCTGCTCGCTGACCCGCACGGTTTTTCCAAGCTGGGCAGGCCCCACCTTCGGCAATGCGCTGGGCGATCAACTTTCCACGCTGTTTATTTTCTCGATATTGGCCCTCGGCCTGAATGTGGCCGTGGGCTACACAGGCTTGTTGCAATTGGGCATCGCTGCATTTTTCGGCATTGGCGTGTACATCACGGGGATTTTGCGCGTGCCTTCCTATCCGTTTCAATTGCCGTTTACCGCGGCGCTGGTGCTATCGGCCCTAGGGGCAGCGTTGTGTGGATTGGTGCTCGGAGCCCCCACGCTGCGGCTGCGCGGCGACTATTTGGCTTTGGTCACGCTCGGCTTTGGCGAAGTGGTAAAGGTGACGCTGCGCAATTTGGAAGAGATCACGGCCGGCACCAAAGGGCTTAATCCCATTCCACCGCCGCATTTGCCGCCATGGTTGGCAGTGCCCATCGGCTGGCTGGGAATCGAAAACAGTTGGGAAACCGATTATCGCCTGTTTTACTTTTTGACGCTGGGCATTTTGGTGATCGTGATTGCGCTGCTGGCAAATTTAGAAAATTCACGCTTGGGGCGGTCCTGGGTCGCCATTCGCGAAGATGAACTCGCGGCCACCTGCATGGGAATAAATGCTCCGC harbors:
- a CDS encoding branched-chain amino acid ABC transporter permease, with protein sequence MLTLLLAADSISGWQLFVQQCLNGLTYGALIALIALGYTMVYGIIGLINFAHGDLFMLGTFLTLTLINAFGLDTAASAWTVAISVAALLIVVALFCAVLNFSVDRLIYKPLRNAPKLAPLVSAIGVSFIFQNVGLLWKGPADLSVPKLISQRNLLGDSAITFTPSDAVLLVVVAAIMSGLTVLVKFTRLGKSMRAVSQDPVAAQLMGIHVERVIGSTFLIGGGLAGFAAVIYSMYIGTIGFQIGYINGLYAFTAAVLGGIGNIPGAVLGGIVIGMVRSLGSAYVEERWTAAIIFGILIVILIFRPSGLLGERMREKV
- a CDS encoding branched-chain amino acid ABC transporter permease, whose protein sequence is MNPSQKPPTRFLKRWDVLVLAVFVFYPFACSLTRTVFPSWAGPTFGNALGDQLSTLFIFSILALGLNVAVGYTGLLQLGIAAFFGIGVYITGILRVPSYPFQLPFTAALVLSALGAALCGLVLGAPTLRLRGDYLALVTLGFGEVVKVTLRNLEEITAGTKGLNPIPPPHLPPWLAVPIGWLGIENSWETDYRLFYFLTLGILVIVIALLANLENSRLGRSWVAIREDELAATCMGINAPRAKLASFAASAGLAGLAGCLYATKLTTTADPNTYDFNRSIIILCCVILGGLGSLRGVLLGVLLLLGFDNIVSPQINSTLQSWLQHLGGGVQSSAVAERLLSFSNWRLMIFGLALVAIMRFRPEGLWPSARLQHELHWDEPRPPLPNSNSA